A single genomic interval of Coccidioides posadasii str. Silveira chromosome 1, complete sequence harbors:
- a CDS encoding uncharacterized protein (EggNog:ENOG410PIFK~COG:P~TransMembrane:11 (i159-180o186-206i218-240o252-271i283-304o316-336i404-429o441-463i475-499o505-526i533-553o)~BUSCO:7369at33183), whose protein sequence is MHIYRRRARNLAWYDEDGEPPTRNPFKKFRTRSPTRRTTTVAARPEFDDISMAEHRKGEAMAGGIQRAEGTDSMPLPSSVGTDGAFGLPPVGESVNSLVPLRRPEIDAASLSDQSIRRRTTPKHAENANLDDAIIEDPEALGGKEDKQKYTFVGQLRATLFNSWINVLLLAVPVGIILHYIHVDPIAVFVVNFVAIIPLAALLGYGTEEIAMRTGETVGGLLNATFGNAVELIVSILALFKNEIVIVKTSLIGSMLSNLLLVMGMSFFLGGINRIEQNFNMTVAQTAASLLALAVGSLIIPTAFHTWSEAGETGIAPLSRGTSIILLFVYGCYLFFQLKSHTEMYNKPSEKVEKRRGKVESGDAIKGIAQIGAGISASMGGHNAQSVPIQVPDDEDQEEPELHFFVALFTLAASTALVGVCAEALVSSIDVITTRGHISETFVGLILLPIVGNAAEHATAITVAMKDKMDLSIGVAVGSSMQIALLVLPLIVVIGWIAGKDDMSLYFDGFQIAVLFVAVLLVNYLIQDGKSHWLEGMLLMTLYLIISVAAWFYPAKSERTGSGAS, encoded by the exons ATGC ATATATACCGCCGACGAGCCAGGAATCTCGCCTGGTACGACGAAGATGGCGAACCGCCTACTCGAAAtcccttcaagaaattcagAACCCGGTCACCTACACGTAGAACGACCACCGTGGCGGCGAGACCGGAATTCGATGATATATCAATGGCAGAACATCGCAAGGGAGAGGCTATGGCCGGTGGCATCCAACGAGCTGAGGGCACAGATTCTATGCCCTTGCCTTCATCTGTTGGGACAGATGGAGCCTTTGGGTTGCCCCCTGTCGGAGAATCGGTTAATAGCCTCGTTCCCCTAAGGCGGCCGGAAATAGACGCCGCTTCCTTGAGCGATCAGTCTATCAGACGGAGAACCACTCCGAAGCACGCGGAGAATGCCAATCTCGACGACGCGATAATTGAGGACCCGGAGGCGCTTGGTGGTAAGGAAGACAAACAGAAGTACACATTTGTTGGTCAACTGAGAGCCACTTTGTTCAACTCTTGGATTAATGTCTTGTTACTGGCTGTGCCGGTGGGAA TTATCCTACATTATATCCACGTTGACCCAATCGCAGTATTTGTGGTCAATTTTGTTGCAATCAT ACCACTTGCCGCACTGTTAGGTTATGGAACAGAGGAAATCGCCATGAG GACTGGCGAGACCGTCGGCGGCCTTCTCAACGCCACCTTCGG AAACGCCGTTGAGTTAATTGTGTCAATCCTGGCGCTGTTCAAAAATGAGATCGTTATCGTGAAAACCTCTCTCATTGGGAGTATGTTATCCAATCTACTCTTGGTGATGGGTATGTCATTCTTTCTCGGAGGAATCAATCGCATTGAGCAGAATTTCAATATGACGGTCGCCCAAACTGCTGCCAGTTTGCTTGCTCTCGCGGTTGGGAGTCTGATCATTCCAACTGCATTTCATACATGGTCCGAAG CTGGTGAAACTGGAATCGCACCCTTGTCGAGAG GAACAAGCATCATCCTGCTATTTGTGTACGGCTGCTACCTTTTCTTTCAGCTAAAATCCCACACGGAGATGTACAACAAGCCCAGCGAAAAGGTTGAGAAACGGAGAGGGAAAGTTGAGAGTGGAGATGCCATCAAGGGAATCGCCCAGATAGGAGCTGGCATTTCAGCGAGTATGGGCGGGCACAATGCGCAGAGCGTACCGATTCAAGTTCCAGATGATGAAGACCAAGAAGAACCAGAACTCCATTTCTTTGTCGCCCTATTTACGCTCGCTGCGTCCACAGCGTTGGTAGGAGTCTGCGCTGAAGCGTTG GTCTCTTCCATAGATGTAATAACGACTCGCGGGCATATCTCCGAAACATTTGTTGGACTGATTCTCCTACCTATCGTGGGCAACGCCGCAGAACATGCCACTGCTATTACCGTTGCCATGAAGGATAAAATGGACTTGTCTATTGGTGTTGCCGTCGGATCGAGTATGCAGATTGCGCTGTTGGTTCTTCCACTTATTGTTGTGATCGGATGGATTGCAG GCAAGGATGATATG TCATTGTATTTCGATGGATTCCAGATTGCCGTCCTGTTCGTCGCTGTCCTTCTG GTTAACTACCTCATTCAAGATGGCAAGTCTCACTGGTTGGAAGGAATGCTACTAATGACGttatatcttattatttcTGTGGCTGCATG GTTTTACCCTGCAAAGTCCGAACGAACCGGATCCGGTGCTTCCTGA